Genomic window (Eubalaena glacialis isolate mEubGla1 chromosome 6, mEubGla1.1.hap2.+ XY, whole genome shotgun sequence):
TCCCCAACTCTGAGTCCCTCACGCTTAGGTGTGTCACGGTACTTTCCAAAATGGAGAGAGAACCTGGAGCCTAGCTTTCCTCGAGTACGTTTCCCACTTCGCTCATCACCACCAGGACGTCATTGCCTCCCACTCTTAAAGCATTTCCTTGGCTGGGGTTTGAGTTCCCGATAATTCACATACTAAGCTTGACTGCTTATCTCGGGTCTACCCATGGTCCTCAACAGTTCGGGACTTTTTCAGAGGTACCCTGAATCCCACCCCCTtgctcacatgccatggagagaCCAGAGAAAGGGGCACGCCACACGTGTAGgtttcacaagccaaggaacttaATTTCAGTGTTTGTCCTTGGCGTCCACAAGATGAAGTCGGTTTCACATTCACTGTTCAACAGGCATCTGTacgatgaaaaagaagaaaaagaagaagaagaagaagaggaagaagaagaagaagaagaagaagaggaggaggaggaggagaaggaggaagaagaagaagaggaggaagaaggggagggataTGAAGCAAGTTATATGATGGATGATGACACAGCTGGGTTTGAAAGGAATGCTTTGGATTCCAAATACAACCATCCCAACATCTTCGGGGCGTTTGGGCTGCAgagaattgaaaaattaaaaacaaacaaacaaaaaaaccacacagaaaCACAGAACCATCTCTAATGTGTTCTTTTGCCACCACGTGGATTAACATGAGGACAGTGAGCTTATTTAGAAACAGTTGGGAATTGCAGTTATTACACCACCAATTCGTGAAAATATGGCTggggtgtgtgtatttgtgtgatcTGTGTGTTTGATTTTCTGCACCCACTAAGGGCGGTTGTCAGGTGGTACCCGTGGACGGATGCCACCGGGACTAGTAGGTGTCGGCAAGtcccaggaggcccaggaggaTGTTCTGAGGAGGTGCATGTCCTGGTCCCTTGTCCTCAAGTGCCAGAGATCAGAGGGTGGCGTGACCATCTTGTTGGATCAGGGTGGTTTTTCCCGGGAAGCTGGAAGTTTTGGCTGAGATAATCACGGAAACATGGGATTTGCTGGCTCGTCCCAGAAGGCACTGGCTTCCAGACTTGGACCGGCTCCCTCCTGGACAATCCAGGTGGGGTAAGCTTGCTTGGGAGAGTAGAAGCTTTGATCAGCATGGCAGCCAGGGCATCCTGAGAGCCCGCGGGTGTGTTTATGCACAGTCCACCAGTGGCCTCCCTGTGGACGTTCCGCTGCCCGTCCCTGGGCTCCGAGGTTTCGCTGGAGCAGCCAGCATTGAACCCCAAGATGGTAAAGCCACAGCTCCTAGCTCTCGCTAGAGTCTGTGCAAGTCCTGCCACCCACAAGGATCTCAGTGTTTCCCGGCACACTGTGACCCAGTGTTCCTCCCGCCCTCTTGAAAGCACCATCTTTTCCATAAGCTGTCTCTTACCGCATCCCCAGTCATACTTGTCCTGAGGCTACCGTGGCCAGATTCCTTTCCCAGAAGCCCTATGCCACTTGTGTGGCCCTTGAAACTGACATTTCCTTTCTGCCCAacgaaaagaaggagagagatagggagagaaagagagagagagacagagagacagagagacagagagacagagagagagggctgTGTATTGCTCTAGAGCTCTGGAGAAAGGGGAGCCTAAGACAGAGGAGtgactgggagggagctgaggaCTAGATGTGTCTGCAGAGGTATACACCCTATAGAGCTAGAGACCCGGATGCAGTTGTAGCTAGAGAGTCAGATACATTGGTGTATAAACATTCAAGTGGCAACTCTCAGAATATTTTCCTACTTCCTGCCGCTGACACACCCATGCTGGACATGGGGAGCACGGATTGAGCCAGTCGAGAATCACTCAGCACAGAGTGTACGAGGCACATGTgttggaaaatgtttttgaaagaaacagTGGAAGGGATCACCTGCCACGACGTTAAGATGCCACAGGCATTTGGTTTTTCAGTTCCTTTGTGCATCGCTTTAGTTGTAACACGGCTTATCTTTTGAGAGGTGTGTGCGTGTAGTGTGTGGCCCTAGacagacaaggagagagagagagggacggaGAGAGATTATTTGCCTGCATAATAAACCGGGCACAGTTGTTCCTATGAACTCTGGCAATGAAAGTGTTTGCATAGGTCTGTCCTTGTGTGCAAAGACGATGCCCTTGAGGAACCCTTCCACACCATGCACCCAGAAACCAAGTGCAGGTTGTCACTGAGAGACTGTTTTCGTGATTCCACTAGGGTGTGTTTGTGGCTACAAGCTACGGGACTAGACAGGGGCGTCTGGACCACCTTCCCATGCTGTGCCAGGCCAAGGGAGGGATTTCACCTCCCCGAGGAAACGCGGGAGAATACAAAGCGACCAAAGCACAAGCAAGAACTTGAACTGAGTGCCAAGATTTATTGATTGGATCAATGGAATGTCACATACAACGGGGAAATCCAGTTCAGCCTTGGGTCCTCCTCGTTGTCATTGGAAGGCTAGAATTCCTTGAGGCTTCAGAGGTGGTGTCCCTCCTGGTGCCCATGCTTCCTGACAGTCCGTGTGGAGCATGGCATTGCTCGTAGACACAACGCAGTTGCCGTCGACAGTCTTCTTGCCTTGGCCGCCCTGCCAGACACTATCATGAGTGTTGCTTGTTCCTTGTCCTTTCTCTCGCCCGTggctctgcctcccaggaaaGGAGGCTTGAACGGGGCTCGGGGGAAGGTCTTCCTACCTCCCCCTAAGCCTGTGGCACTGGGGAGCCTGGCAGCATGTCGAGCAAGGCCTGGAATTCTTCCTCGCTGAGGGGGGCTTCCAGGGTTGCCGCAAGTTCCTCTTCCTCTGCGTCCGCATTCGGCAAAGGGCCTGCCTTGTCCAGAATGTCCGCGTCTGACAAGAGTTCGTCCAGGAGGCTTGAGGAGCCTAGAAGGGCTGAGTGCTGGGTCTGTTGCTCCAGCTGGGGAGATGTCTCTTCACTTGAGGTTGCCTGCTGCTGCCAGAAGTGTGTCTCTGGCGGTGCAGGCGGCAAGATGGCCCCCTGGGCAGGCTGCCCACTGGCGATGACAGCATGTGTCCCTTCGCCCCACGGAACTGTGGCCGGAAGAGGCTGTGGGTTCTGGCATCCCTGAAGTGCTGCCAGGCTGGGCTGGACCACGATGAACATCAACGGGTGGCCCACACAGCACCCAGAGGCAGCCCCTGGCACAAGAAAGGTGGGGGAGAAAACAGGAGTGGCCGCAGCAAAGGATTGCGTGCTCTCAGGTGCATGAGAGGGAGCATAACGATGAGAGCTGCTAAGGACAGTGGGCGGGGGGCTTTGGTCCGACAGGGCAGTCACGGCTGATGTGGCATCTGGGCCTTCAGCCAGGGCATTCACAGGCCCACTAGCGCTCTGCTTTGGGTGCCGAGCTCTTCGGTTCTGGAACCATATCTAGGGAACCATATGGGGAGACAGGAACATTAGCAGCGCGACAGTCCAGATCTACTTGCCGCCGCCCCATCCCcggccggccccgccccggcccgccctgccctgccctgccctgccctgccctccaatCTGTCAGGTCCATGGCAAGTactggtgggcctcatctaaggGCCATTTTACCTAGAGCTTTCGCCTTGGCTCCTGAAAATGCGGGAGGACGTCAGGGCAACACAGGACCcaccccactcctccccacccctccccacccctccccacccctggctttGAGGAGAGCCGTCATTGACCGGCTACAACCTCAGGCCCCTCCCTGGCTGCCCAGGACTTCCATTGCCCTCTCCTCTTCTGGAAAGGGATGCCTTCAGATCAGCCCCCTTAGCGTATTCGTAGGACGAAGGGAACCTCCTCCCAATCCCCCCTCGCCAAGCCTACATATATCCAGCAGCAACCCGTCACAAGGTTTAACACTCCTTCCTCGTGGGAGAAGCCAAGTCCCACCCACTGGTGGAGAACTTACCTGGATTCGAGGTTCGGGAATTCCTGTCTGGTGAGCCAATTCTTCCCTGGCAGCAATAGATGGAAATCGATCCCTCTCAAAGGCTTGCACAAGGACCCTTGTTTGAGAAGGAGAGATGAAAGTCCTCTTTCGCCTGGCCTCTCTTCCCAAGCTTTCTGAAGAAgaacacacagagaagagaggaCATTCAGGCCAATTGCAGCACATTCACAGCAGATGCAGTGTGTGGTATGTAGGAAGTGGTATGTCATAGATCAAGATCGATACATCGATACATCTTATTGAGTGCTATGTGAAAATGCCCCATGTGATGGAAGAAGGGATTTCTGCACATCCGGGCAGGTTCCGGACCCGAAGATTCCAAGCCTTCCTGGCCATGCATCTCCCCACCCTCCAACAGGGGCATGATGCTCCTGTGTGGAACAGGAATGGGGCAAGAACCCAAGATATCATGGTTTCCTCTCTGAAGCGTTCTTGGCCTCCCACGGTCATCCACGTTCAGAGATGATTGTGTCTCAAGGGGATGCTCTGGGGAAATGCCTTTGGATTGCTGGCTACTTACCTCGAGTCAAAGTCTGAGGTGGTGGTGGCCGCAGCGGCTGCGACTGCCCTCCTTTGAAGGCATTCTCCGACAGCAATCGGCTCTGCTTTAGGCGTCTTCTTCGTTGGTTTTGAAACCAAACCTgggtacaaagaaagaaagccttGTCATTCAATGCTTATGCACGTACTTCCAAGATCTATTGCAGGGGTGCACCATAGAACAAACGCACAAACACGCCAGCCAGccaaccagccagccagccagcaacAAGCCGACTAATGGAGACCCAGTATGGcccatctgcccccagtggaaaTATTTACGATTCAAAGGGACTGAACTCTCACTAGCAGGTAGAATGTAGACTCCCGCTTTCGCCTCTGAAGAAGTGCACCAGATTCCAGGATACACAATCTGTGTCCGTGAAAATAATCCTTCCTCTTCGAGTCACCTTACTGGTGTCCAGAGTAATGACTTGTGACACAGGAGGAGACAATGCTTGCTTTCCCACAGTCAGAATGGGATGGAtagctacctctctctctctctctcccccgccccaccccttctCATCAAAACTACCAGtttctctgtgggtcttttggtCTCCGTCTACGATTCTCCGCATCTACCTGTTGACGTCTGTCTCTGTTGCCACCCGCCCTCCTGCCCACCtgactgcctgcctgccttcccctctctctgtctctgtcccaggCTCTCAGGCTCAATCTCTTTTCCCTCATTTGCTCTCTTTGCCTCCCCTTTGGCACGGTCCATGCCCGATTCATGGTTCCCTGCCTCTCTTATGTCCCCACAGGCAGTACTGTCTCATAACACGCAATCATATCCATTAGCAAGTGCCCGCATGAAAACCACACTTCCCATGCTGCCTGGGAACTACTCATTGACAGTTACTTCTCAGGGACTACATGCCTCCATCACTCTTAGGTCAGGAGACTCTTATGTACCCGCTCCCCATCTTCAGAATATGTGTCCTTGTCTTCAACAGTGAAGCAGTGTGCATGCTACCTCATTCCCCGAGGCCGAACTGCAGTGTGGACCTGtgcttgtgtgcgtgtgtgtgcgcatgttttTAGACGTTTCTGACGGTGGTGTGTGGAAAATGTGACACCCTGAGAAAACGTGTTCGTAGGGAAAGCCAATCAGTCTTTGGCGACGCTTTGTAAGGTCGCAGGCGAGGTGTTCCTACCTTTGGTGACTCCTCTCCAACCTGCCCAGAGAGGGAAGTCTTCAGCACGGCTAGTTCCTCGGAGGCCAGCCACCAAGGGAACACCTCCCTGGCACCACCAGGCCCTCCTGCTTCCTTGGCCCCTCGCCCTTTATGCTTGACCACCCATTTGAATGGACCTCTCGCCACACAGCTCAGTCTGGCCACGTTTTCCAAAGGGAGCCACCTTCCTTGCCAAGATTCGAGTCCCTGCTGTCTGGAGCACCCCGAAGAGGAAGCCCCAAGGGCAAGGACTCCAGCTGGCGTAGGGCGACTTGCGTCTGGACATGGACCCCGAGAGGGAGAATGGATCGAGAGACTCGGACGTACCTGAATTCTGCTTTCTGGAATGCCCAGTTCTCGCGCCAGCCGTTCTCTGGTCGTTATCCCGGGGTAGGGGTTCTGTTGAAAGAGTGCTTGCAGGGTGTCCTTCTGACTCAGCCTCAGAACCAGCCTCCTCCTTCGCGATGGTCTTGAGAGTCGGCCTgtgggagagaaaagggggaatgTGTCAGGGGCGAATCCATGGAGGTGCAAACCAATGGTACCGGCCCAGCGCTGGTCCTTGTGCCACGTGAAAAACCTCTAAGCCAGGGGAAGACTCTGCATTTGGAACAACCGTGGGTACACCCTGAAAGCCACGCTGAGTGGGACCCTGTGGGCTCAAGCTAAGCTGAGGGTCAAGGCTATGGGGATCCCCCCACCACTCGCCAAGGATCCACAGGGCGCCATGCAAGCAGAAGGGGAAAGCCCTAGAAAAACAGGCTAACCTGACCAAAATGGGTGGAAGGATTTTCCACCTGTGGAGGCCTGAGAAAGTCTTGATGGCTTCTACCAGATTTACCTCGAACTCTATGCTAACGAGAGGAGCCCGGCTTCTGGCCTGTCATACGCACAGGGCACATCCGCTTTCACTATTTGAAAGGAAACGAGACGAAAGCCAAACGAAGCCAGACAAACACACAAGCCAATCCCCAACACAGGACGCACTAGGAGATTGTTTTGAAGACCCACTTTTTTGAGATAAGGACCAACGTGGGGCCCCGTCTGATGGcgcccacacacccacccacccacccacaacaGCCCGGTACTCCTCGGAAGATGAGTTTCCCTTTCCAGGCACCAAGGTCATGCTGACTCGCCGTGTGTGCGTGCTATTCTTTCAGTTGGGCAGCCTTGaagggctgccccccacccctgtcctaTTTGAGGTTGCGTCTTTCTGGTGGCAAGGGAATAGATGGGTGTTTGTTTCCTGCCTTCTAAGGCGGGAGCCGGGTGTGATGGCCAGGGTGGGTGTGGTTTCAGGCACGTCCGGCACATCCCTGACATTTGAGTTTCCTGAACTCTCTCCAGCTCTAGGACAACGCCAACCCTTCTGCAAGGGCCACCTGCTCTAGCAGCTGGCAGCTGGTGACGTAGGGTCGTCTTCAGGTCTCCCGCTGGAAGGaggcaaggcaaggcaagggTTTCGGACCCCCAACGGGGACTTCCTTTAAAAGCgcccttccttcctgccagctCCAAGGAAAATCTTTGGAAAGCACTCAAGGAACGAACGTGTCACACTGCGGATTTTGCCTCTCCAGAGGCTCCTGCACTGGCTACCTTGGAGTCCAATGAGAGACAGTTTGAGTGCTcctggaatctctgtttcccagGCTCTAGCTTTCAGTTGtgctcaaagaaaaattatctttttcttctattcttaatACATACTGGATGTGGATTCTTTCCATGGACACCACAGAAGTTAACCAGTTCAAATGGACCACGAAACCAAAGAGAGCAAATCCATAACAACAGCAAGAACAGAACATGGGTAACCAACTCAAAATCCCAAACACGGTCAACTGGAAAAGAGTGTCAGTTTAGTTGGGAACGTTTTCAAACACTCGTGTTCCGTTCACTGCAACCACAGGCTGGGATTTTGGTAGAGAAGCCATTGTCGGGCAACAGGCCTACCTACTTCCATGTCGatttcaagaaggaaaacaaacgaACCAGCAAACCAGAAATATGTACGTGAAATGCCCAAACCAAGGTGCATCCTTTTGCCCAACTGATTCCAGAAACATGTCCCAGCATATCTGTCCGTGCCAATTGGTGGTCATTGGGAAACTTCAACCTTCGTGGTGATCAAcccttggggtggggaggtgcatGAGTGTATTTGGAGGACCCAACCCCAGAGCCCAGATGCTGAGGGCAACGTACCTCTGGAGGGGCTGTATGCCGGACGAGCTGGACGAATCCATGGTGGGAGACCCACACGGATGGCACGGAAACTGCTGGCCAACTGTTCAGTGCTCAGAAGCTCAGGATTTATAATGGATGAGGATGCCCCGCCCCTATTTATGTAAATAGCCGCAGATGGTGGGGAACCCTTCCTTGCAAATTGAGAACCTGGAAGGAATCCCGTGAGGCAAGTGGGCGTTGGAATGGAAGGCCTGTTCggaggctcccaggtccctttgAAGCTGCCGCCCTCGTCATCCTTTCCCAGAATGCTTGGGGTCCAGTGCTCTCTCGTTTTCACACCTTTTCACATTCCACACATACTTTTGCTCTCCGTGGAATTCCCCAACTCTGAGTCCCTCACGCTCAGGTGTGTCACGGTACTTTCCAAAATGGAGAGAGAACCTGGAGCCTAGCTTCCTCGAGTACGTTTCCCACTTCGCTCATCACCACCAGGACGTCATTGCCTCCCACTCTTAAAGCATTTCCTTGGCTGGGTTTGAGTTCCCGATAATTCACATACTAAGCTTGACTGCTTATCTCGGATCTACCCATGGTCCTCAACAGTTCGGGACTTTTTCAGAGGTACCCTGAATCCCACCCCCTtgctcacatgccatggagagaCCAGAGAAAGGGGCACGCCACACGTGTAGgtttcacaagccaaggaacttaatttcagtgcttgtcctTGGCGTCCACAAGATGAAGTCGGTTTCACGTTCACTGTTCAACAGGCATCTGTacgatgaaaaagaagaaaaagaagaagaagaagaagaggaagaagaagaagaagaagaagaagaagaagaagaagaagaagaagaagaagaagaagaagaagaagaagaagaagaagaggaggaggaggaggagaaggaggaagaagaagaagaggaggaagaaggggagggataTGAAGCAAGTTATATGATGGATGATGACACAGCTGGGTTTGAAAGGAATGCTTTGGATTCCAAATACAACCATCCTAACATCTTCGGGGCATTTGGGCTGCAgagaattgaaaaattaaaaacaaacaaacaaaaaaaccacacagaaaCACAGAACCATCTCTAATGTGTTCTTTTGCCACCACGTGGATTAACATGAGGACAGTGAGCTTATTTAGAAACAGTTGGGAATTGCAGTTATTACACCACCAATTCGTGAAAATATGGCTggggtgtgtgtatttgtgtgatcTGTGTGTTTGATTTTCTGCACCCACTAAGGGTGGTTGTCAGGTGGTACCCGTGGACGGATGCCACCGGGACTAGTAGGTGTCGGCAAGtcccaggaggcccaggaggcccaggaggaTGTTCTGAGGAGGTGCACGTCCTGGTCCCTTGTCCTCAAGTGCCAGAGATCAGAGGGTGGCGTGACCATCTTGTTGGATCAGGGTGGTTTTTCCCGGGAAGCTGGAAGTTTTGGCTGAGATAATCACGGAAACATGGGATTTGCTGGCTCGTCCCAGAAGGCACTGGCTTCCAGACTTGGACCGGCTCCCACCTGGACAATCCAGGTGGGGTAAGCTTGCTTGGGAGAGTAGAAGCTTTGATCAGCATGGCAGCCAGGGCATCCTGAGAGCCCGCAGGTGTGTTTATGCACAGTCCACCAGTGGCCTCCCTGTGGACGTTCCGCTGCCCGTCCCTGGGCTCCGAGGTTTCGCTGGAGCAGCCAGCATTGAACCCCAAGATGGTAAAGCCACAGCTCCTAGCTCTCGCTAGAGTCTGTGCAAGTCCTGCCACCCACAAGGATCTCAGTGTTTCCCGGCACACTGTGACCCAGTGTTCCTCCCGCCCTCTTGAAAGCACCATCTTTTCCATAAGCTGTCTCTTACCGCATCCCCAGTCATACTTGTCCTGAGGCTACCGTGGCCAGATTCCTTTCCCAGAAGCCCTATGCCACTTGTGTGGCCCTTGAAACTGACATTTCCTTTCTGCCCAacgaaaagaaggagagagatagggagagaaagagagagagagacagagagacagagagacagagagacagagagagagggctgTGTATTGCTCTAGAGCTCTGGAGAAAGGGGAGCCTAAGACAGAGGAGtgactgggagggagctgaggaCTAGATGTGTCTGCAGAGGTATACACCCTATAGAGCTAGAGACCCGGATGCAGTTGTAGCTAGAGAGTCAGATACATTGGTGCATACACATTCAAGTGGCAACTCTCAGAATATTTTCCTACTTCCTGCCGCTGACACACCCATGCTGGACATGGGGAGCACGGATTGAGCCAGTCGAGAATCACTCAGCACAGAGTGTACGAGGCACATGTgttggaaaatgtttttgaaagaaacagTGGAAGGGATCACCTGCCACGACGTTAAGATGCCACAGGCATTTGGTTTTTCAGTTCCTTTGTGCATCGC
Coding sequences:
- the LOC133093080 gene encoding double homeobox protein 4-like protein 4; the protein is MTLVPGKGNSSSEEYRAVVGRLSRPSRRRRLVLRLSQKDTLQALFQQNPYPGITTRERLARELGIPESRIQVWFQNQRRRRLKQSRLLSENAFKGGQSQPLRPPPPQTLTRGAASGCCVGHPLMFIVVQPSLAALQGCQNPQPLPATVPWGEGTHAVIASGQPAQGAILPPAPPETHFWQQQATSSEETSPQLEQQTQHSALLGSSSLLDELLSDADILDKAGPLPNADAEEEELAATLEAPLSEEEFQALLDMLPGSPVPQA